The sequence below is a genomic window from Chloroflexota bacterium.
TTCAATGAGGCGGAGCCCACGGTCACCGTAGCGGTGCAACAGCGCCTTGATGGAAGAGGACTTTCCGGTGCCGCGATCGCCGCTGAGCAACACGTTGTTGGCGCGGTACCCCGCGAGCAGGTGCTCAGTGTTTTGCATGAGAAGCCGGCGCTGGCGGTCGTCGCCGATGAGTTCCTCCAGACGAATGGGGTCTGGGTGCGGCACGCCCTGCAAGTTGCCGCCATGCGTTGAGCGCACCCAGCGAAAGGCACGGTAGCGGGCGAAGTCGCCGGTGCCATGCCGGCGGTAGTGTGCCGCAAGCAGAGGGACGGCTTCCCGCCAGTCTTGCAATGCCATGAGCTTCTCGCGGATGTCTAGCTCATGCCGTTCGCTATCGGTCGCGCCTGGCGACGTAAACTCATCCCACGCCAGATAGGGCGGATTTTCATCGGCTGCGAGAAGACCCGCTAGCGTCCGCCAGGCAACGGCGTTGAGATTGAACAACCGTTGGAGGATGGCAAGATCTTCTTCCGCGAGCGACCTCAGAGCAGTACTCAAGCCGGTAGGGCCAGCCAATGCGGCCCTTTGCGTGAATGCGTTCTCGGCCTCGAGTATGTGCTGTACGAGGAAGTCTTGCCAGGCATCGCCATGCCCCCCCGCCGATTTGCGTTCACTGTGCTGCGCGAGCAAACCGCTCAGCTTGGCGGCGGTCGCCGCAAACCGATGTGGCGGGTCTCCCGCCGCCACGCAGCGTAGCATGGCGCAATAGCACTGAAATATGTCGTCATGTAGGACATGGGTATACAGCGCGAGCCGGTCGAGGCTGTCGAGTACGGACTGTGCTTCCTGTACGGAAATGGGAGTGCTTGCGGCAATATCCACGTTGGATGGTCTCGACCTCATAGTGCTACGTGAACGTGCAGTAATCCTGAACTCGCCCCGCGCCGCACGTCGTCATGCTCTTGTCTCGAAGCCAATTCCAGGCCCGAGTCCTTTGGGCGCGTAGCTACAGAGTACTACGAAAGCGGCAGCCATTTCTCCGCCCAGCGCCACCAGGGATCCTGGGTCTCGACCATCCACACCATGAGACGCCGCAGGAGTTCGTGGCGGATGTCCTGGTACGCCGGGTCGTCGCAGAGATTTTCCAGCTCGTAGGGATCGCGCTCCAAGTCATAGAGCTCATCTATGGCGTGCGGATTGTACACGAACTTGAACTGCCTATAGCGGATCAAGCGCGAGGTGAAGAGTCCGACTTCGTCGCCGTGGAATTCGCAGCCCAACATGTCGCGCCAGGCGTCGAGAGTCGGGTCCTGCCAAAGCGGCTGCAGAGCTTCACCGTGCAGATTGTCGGGCACGGGGAGATCGGCGGCCTGCAAGATGGTGGGCATGATGTCGATGAGGCTGGTGAACTTTGTGGTGGTGACGCCGGCAGGAATGCACGCGGACCAGCGCATGATCAGCGGAATGTGATAGACCTCCTGGTAGAGCAACGGTCCTTTGTTGAATTGTCCGTGGCTGCCGGTAAAGTCGCCGTGGTCGGTATTGAAGATGATGAGGGTGTCGTCGCGAAGGCCGAGGTCGTCGAGCGTCTGCAAGAGTTTGGCAAAAAGAGAATCGAGAAAGCTGACGTAGCCGAAGTACTTAGCGACGGCGGGCTGCCAGTCTTCCCATGTGAAGTCCTGCACGCCCCGATGGAATTTGTGCCTGCGGTGGACCTGCGGCTTATTCTCGAATGTGTCGTGGAAGTTCGGCCATGGTGGGATTGCCT
It includes:
- a CDS encoding ATP-binding protein, with amino-acid sequence MRSRPSNVDIAASTPISVQEAQSVLDSLDRLALYTHVLHDDIFQCYCAMLRCVAAGDPPHRFAATAAKLSGLLAQHSERKSAGGHGDAWQDFLVQHILEAENAFTQRAALAGPTGLSTALRSLAEEDLAILQRLFNLNAVAWRTLAGLLAADENPPYLAWDEFTSPGATDSERHELDIREKLMALQDWREAVPLLAAHYRRHGTGDFARYRAFRWVRSTHGGNLQGVPHPDPIRLEELIGDDRQRRLLMQNTEHLLAGYRANNVLLSGDRGTGKSSSIKALLHRYGDRGLRLIEVAKEHLNEFPDILMELQVRPQSFVVFVDDLSFEPHETDYKALKAILEGSVAAQPRNVVIYATSNRSHLIRENFSDRAGILEDEVHPKETLQETFSLSDRFGIRISFVSPTQAHYLAIVAALTEQRGLQIQEADLRARAITWAQQQNGFSGRTARQFVDFLEGDIGTGKSP
- a CDS encoding sulfatase-like hydrolase/transferase; protein product: MTDARQPNILHIMVDQMRFDVLGINGSPICRTPTLDHLAQDGINYAEAYTPAGICSPARASMVTGRYSHSHGIYNNCHQEDSILVELPAEEVTYSELLSEAGYRLGHVGKWHIGRENGPKTRGFHDVGAQGIADYRRQLGLPLRPPTPPDAVYATYPNEEFLISGTEQLPEEGNLMYYFAEEGMRLLREYQGHQPFYLRVDFNGPHHPYVVPEPWASLYDPQAIPPWPNFHDTFENKPQVHRRHKFHRGVQDFTWEDWQPAVAKYFGYVSFLDSLFAKLLQTLDDLGLRDDTLIIFNTDHGDFTGSHGQFNKGPLLYQEVYHIPLIMRWSACIPAGVTTTKFTSLIDIMPTILQAADLPVPDNLHGEALQPLWQDPTLDAWRDMLGCEFHGDEVGLFTSRLIRYRQFKFVYNPHAIDELYDLERDPYELENLCDDPAYQDIRHELLRRLMVWMVETQDPWWRWAEKWLPLS